From Penicillium psychrofluorescens genome assembly, chromosome: 1, one genomic window encodes:
- a CDS encoding uncharacterized protein (ID:PFLUO_000006-T1.cds;~source:funannotate): MRYPILIAGLVVLSVADAKFTAGRRKERLDETNFDFDFVKRNSSTLPDWKKTCRSNSDKTQANWKSMRMDYWLHTMADSIWEGTSTIGATSSPADLSFPQGIMGQITGDYEQRQCTMSQGGCSFSYPTGDPCTEGDFNAFYIFVLWAIENFQRWINSLAGSVESTCEDVISYSGELVDTFSHTKTPSTKNTAAEGLLIAVGILGALAAIIGGVGAVAEVAIGEGVAEGAAEGGAEAGAEAGAEGGAEGGAESGSEGGAEGGSDGGSDGSSDGSTVSGKITTGLNVLSGSAIVADGVVSQMAKADPDIGEMEGTRKAIIDARITKVKISLVDQIKSYGSTILTQAVDETQVGYSYSDHANSGPYVLKHGIYANEFSPNGQKSFAKSLKGSLLSGAISWVLKEEGVFLVKLSHAIDGTLPQDMNLDPDISNRTCDNNGTCYWFLKNTGIASPDTDVFKPVPGFDRLKDFGINDLEFAQAGDASQAAGGYLANWTMKDTLPFIKKYKPAKNMMVNLPVCSLDYFYGSWKDIDTGDYDYKSWDLNVSFPLLIFRCVD; encoded by the exons ATGCGATATCCCATTCTGATTGCGGGCCTTGTAG TGCTTTCTGTTGCCGATGCCAAGTTTACCGCTGgtagaagaaaagaacgtCTCGATGAAACAAATTTTGATTTCGACTTCGTGAAGAGGAACTCATCAACTTTACCAGACTGGAAGAAAACATGCCGATCAAACAGCGACAAAACCCAAGCTAACTGGAAAAGCATGCGCATGGATTATTGGCTGCACACCAT GGCAGATTCCATCTGGGAAGGAACATCTACCATAGGCGCTACAAGTAGCCCTGCGGACTTGAGTTTTCCTCAGGGTATTATGGGTCAAATCACTGGTGACTATGAGCAACGCCAGTGTACTAT GAGCCAGGGTGGTTGCTCTTTCAGTTATCCTACGGGCGATCCGTGCACCGAAGGAGACTTCAACGCATTCTACATATTTGTTCTATGGGCCATAGAGAACTTCCAGCGTTGGATCAATAGCCTTGCAGGAAGCGTTGAATCAACGTGTGAAGATGTCATAAGCTACTCAGGCGAACTCGTAGATACCTTCAGTCATACTAAGACGCCAAGTACAAAG AACACAGCAGCCGAGGGATTGCTTATTGCTGTCGGTATCTTAGGGGCCCTTGCTGCTATCATCGGTGGCGTTGGGGCAGTAGCAGAGGTGGCAATAGGGGAGGGCGTGGCTGAGGGCGCGGCGGAAGGGGGAGCCGAAGCAGGAGCCGAAGCAGGAGCCGAAGGAGGAGCCGAAGGAGGAGCCGAAAGCGGCTctgaaggaggagctgaaggTGGCTCTGATGGCGGCTCTGATGGCAGCTCTGATGGCAGCACTGTGAGCGGCAAAATCACTACTGGACTGAATGTCCTTTCTGGTTCTGCTATTGTTGCTGACGGTGTCGTTTCTCAAATGGCTAAAGCTGATCCAGA TATCGGTGAGATGGAAGGGACTAGGAAAGCTATTATCGACGCTAGGATTACTAAAGTAAAAATATCCCTCGTTGACCAAATCAAGTCCTATGGGAGCACAATCCTTACGCAAGCTGTCGACGAAACTCAAGTTGGATATTCATACAGCGACCACGCGAATAGCGGGCCTTATGTTCTCAAACACGGCATCTATGCCAATGAGTTTAGCCCCAATGGCCAGAAAAGCTTTGCTAAAAGTTTAAAGGGCAGCCTACTTAGTGGCGCTATCTCGTGGGTtttgaaagaagagggagtgTTCCTTGTGAAGCTTAGCCATGCGATTGATGGGACTCTTCCTCAAGATATGAACCTCGATCCTGACATTTCAAACCGAACCTGCGACAATAACGGTACCTGTTATTGGTTCCTCAAGAACACAGGTATTGCTTCTCCCGATACCGACGTGTTCAAGCCGGTCCCTGGGTTTGATAGACTGAAGGATTTTGGGATCAACGATCTTGAATTTGCCCAGGCCGGGGACGCCTCGCAGGCCGCAGGCGGTTACCTGGCAAACTGGACTATGAAAGATACCCTTCCTTTCATTAAGAAGTACAAACCTGCGAAAAACATGATGGTAAACCTACCTGTCTGCTCGTTGGACTATTTCTATGGCAGTTGGAAGGACATAGACACGGGTGATTACGACTATAAGAGCTGGGATTTGAACGTGAGCTTCCCATTACTTATATTTCGATGTGTTGACTGA
- a CDS encoding uncharacterized protein (ID:PFLUO_000007-T1.cds;~source:funannotate), which produces MGDDKAEEADVPTSAISHDGNIRVATDAASSANSQMGKDADGNRLVLKRKKPIAAWRLGLIFACVGVGLFLSLIDATVIATMLVSIAQEYQDFRTSSWVVLAYTLTEVGFAVPMARLSDSLGRKVVACTSFVIFLAASMGCAASKDLDQLIGFRAAQGVGGAGMYSIALITFPELSPPSKVMLVSSALGTIVALAGLVGPLLGGAITTDIGWRGPCAGVPAIVLFFLWPNDYQLLVKIPFRYLDFLGALLVLAGTVLPVFIINQAAIRDYAWNSATTITIFIISGLCWIVLIFWQRHLTRNPKFNLTRAQFPWRIMSSRVLMAAIIDTFLSGFVLLLVVINVPLRAQIVNLFGPLKAGVLLLPMMAGGAAGCAMGGGATLRRNNTFPVLIIASVLIIIGSALLLNLPDSLTPPAKQWGFEALLGVGVGLKISSTTFIAILQSNFEDHAISQGILAQARVFGGSVGVAISIIVLISKIQSSLQGTLTPDELNAFYRSPLVIFLFSPDQQKLARKAFIDAFNIDMYICIAVSAASLVTALFTFQRHPPSVNSKLEELEAELAKATTLTTRGEA; this is translated from the exons ATGGGCGACGACAAGGCAGAAGAGGCAGACGTCCCGACGTCTGCCATCTCCCACGACGGCAACATTCGCGTCGCGACAGATGCAGCTTCATCGGCGAATTCACAGATGGGAAAAGATGCAGATGGCAATCGGCTGGTGCTCAAAAGGAAGAAGCCTATTGCGGCGTGGAGGCTAGGGCTGATCTTTGCATG TGTCGGAGTCGGCCTTTTTCTGTCCTTAATCGATGCTACCGTCATTGCGACAATGCTCGTCTCTATTGCGCAGGAATACCAAGACTTTCGCACCTCGTCGTGGGTTGTGTTAGCCTACACTCTGACGGAAGTTG GCTTTGCTGTCCCTATGGCCCGCCTCTCCGACTCTCTCGGAAGGAAAGTCGTAGCCTGCACTTCCTTCGTCATATTCCTCGCCGCGTCCATGGGTTGCGCCGCTTCTAAAgacctcgaccagctcatcggcTTCCGCGCAGCCCAGGGCGTCGGCGGTGCGGGCATGTACTCGATAGCCCTCATCACGTTTCCAGAGCTTAGCCCGCCTAGTAAGGTCATGCTGGTGTCCTCGGCGCTAGGGACCATTGTCGCGCTGGCCGGCTTGGTTGGGCCACTGCTAGGCGGCGCTATCACCACCGACATTGGCTGGCG CGGCCCTTGTGCTGGCGTTCCcgccatcgtcctcttcttcctgtgGCCAAACGACTACCAACTCCTTGTCAAGATCCCCTTTCGATATCTTGACTTTCTCGGcgcgctcctcgtcctcgcaGGAACCGTCCTCCCCGTCTTCATAATAAACCAGGCCGCCATTCGCGACTACGCCTGGAACAGCGCCACGACCATTACAATCTTCATCATCAGCGGCCTCTGCTGGATCGTTCTGATTTTTTGGCAGCGTCATCTTACGCGGAACCCAAAGTTCAATCTCACGCGGGCGCAGTTCCCGTGGCGCATTATGAGCAGCAGGGTCCTGATGGCTGCCATTAT CGATACCTTCCTCTCCGGCTTCGTGCTGCTCCTTGTCGTCATCAATGTCCCTCTTCGCGCACAGATCGTCAATCTGTTTGGGCCCCTCAAGGCGGGTGTGCTACTGCTGCCCATGATGGCAGGTGGTGCTGCGGGATGCGCCATGGGAGGCGGTGCGACTCTCCGACGAAATAATACATTCCCCGTTCTCATCATTGCGAGCGTCTTGATCATTATAGGGTCAGCGCTTCTACTCAATCTTCCCGATTCACTTACCCCCCCCGCGAAACAATGGGGCTTCGAGGCGTTGCTCGGCGTGGGCGTTGGTCTAAAGATTTCGAGCACCACATTTATTGCCATCTTGCAGTCCAACTTTGAGGACCATG CAATCTCCCAAGGCATTCTAGCCCAGGCCCGCGTCTTTGGCGGTAGCGTCGGCGTTGCCATCagcatcatcgtcctcatctccaAGATCCAGTCCAGCCTCCAAGGAACCCTAACGCCCGACGAGCTGAACGCGTTCTACCGCTCCCCgctcgtcatcttcctcttctcgccAGACCAGCAGAAATTGGCGCGAAAGGCCTTCATCGACGCCTTCAACATTGACATGTACATTTgcatcgccgtctccgcggCGTCGTTAGTGACGGCGCTGTTCACGTTTCAGCGGCATCCGCCGTCAGTCAACTCCAAGCTGGAAGAGCTAGAGGCGGAACTGGCCAAGGCTACTACGTTGACTACCAGGGGGGAAGCGTAA
- a CDS encoding uncharacterized protein (ID:PFLUO_000008-T1.cds;~source:funannotate) has product MEVETEGQPTDDRYQMSPIQVACMDFCIELLNQRVGAKEYECALVCALAVLGRGRDRWRDAESYPPILSKMIKIGRFMVLHKALRLDPHAEQILDYMRDRHEVQTWSLKSVIDDAEYSYAGQDEGYGSDRTPTRSSSPSSCAASSPAFEPVRRPSEPMHLIIFFLFQSSELHGQTPYEIYLKNC; this is encoded by the coding sequence ATGGAGGTCGAGACCGAGGGCCAGCCCACAGATGACCGATACCAGATGAGTCCGATCCAGGTCGCCTGTATGGATTTCTGCATCGAACTCTTAAACCAGCGCGTTGGGGCCAAGGAGTACGAGTGCGCGCTAGTCTGCGCCTTAGCCGTGCTCGGTCGGGGCCGCGATCGATGGCGGGATGCCGAGAGCTATCCCCCGATTCTatccaagatgatcaagatcgGTCGGTTTATGGTGTTGCACAAAGCGCTACGACTAGACCCGCACGCGGAGCAGATCTTGGACTATATGCGGGACCGCCACGAAGTCCAGACGTGGTCGTTGAAGAGCGTCATAGATGATGCCGAATATAGCTATGCCGGTCAGGACGAGGGGTATGGCAGCGACCGCACGCCCACTCGATCTAGCAGTCCATCGAGCTGCGCGGCGAGTAGTCCCGCGTTTGAACCCGTCCGTCGGCCATCCGAACCGATGcatctcatcatcttcttcctcttccagtCTAGTGAGCTTCATGGTCAAACCCCATATGAGATTTACCTGAAAAATTGCTAG
- a CDS encoding uncharacterized protein (ID:PFLUO_000009-T1.cds;~source:funannotate), which produces MARYWGLRGSKLHLAIWVEACFGVMIFGYNQASAGGVLADVTFNKQFPRMDTLTTTGSLQSYNAKIQGTVVAMYTLFGVFGALGCTFLGDILGRRKTIFIASIVQAVGAILQSSSFAFEQFIIGRIVLGLGTGGLIATISVWQAEVSKAENRGEHVSAFGIFCGSGLGLALWVAFGMSYTQPNSVAWRFTMVFTVFLSILVCSGIFNLPESPRWLSKKGHWEEAREILALLHDEDPYGEIVKKEIEDIQISIERASKGSTSALFKMGPQRTFHRVVIAAIAQMMLQMSGINSITYYAPAIYENQLHFSGTVSRILAASSQIALVIGAFCCAYTVDKFGRRKLMLFSASGMSICFACIAGLTSNPDNKPALKAAVFFSYLYVVVYVMGFLGIPFLYASEIAPTHLRASVCGLSTAVSWLFNFLVAEVTPTAFTNIGWKYFLVYFSLNALFVPIIYFFFPETSGRSLEEIDQIFESSTSIFDAVSAAKKLPKRHLAEYLQEEKGTEIAVPEASHIDDVA; this is translated from the exons ATGGCGCGGTATTGGGGCCTTCGAGGCTCTAAGCTGCACTTGGCCATTTGGGTTGAGGCTTGCTTTGGTGTAATGATCTTCGGCTACAATCAAGCGTCTGCTGGTGGTGTGCTCGCCGATGTTACCTTCAACAAACAGTTCCCCCGAATGGATACCCTGACGACAACGGGCTCCCTGCAGTCATACAACGCGAAGATCCAGG GCACCGTCGTCGCCATGTATACGCTTTTCGGTGTGTTTGGAGCTCTAGGCTGCACCTTTCTCGGTGACATTTTAGGCCGTCGGAAAACAATCTTTATTGCTAGTATTGTTCAAGCCGTTGGAGCTATCTTGCAATCGTCCTCTTTTGCTTTTGAGCAGTTCATTATTGGCCGAATCGTCTTAGGGCTCGGGACGGGTGGACTAATTGCCACAATCTCCGTTTGGCAGGCCGAAGTCTCAAAAGCTGAAAATCGCGGTGAGCATGTGTCCGCCTTTGGGATCTTCTGTGGATCTGGCCTTGGACTGGCTCTTTGGGTTGCCTTTGGGATGAGCTATACACAGCCGAACTCGGTCGCTTGGCGCTTCACTATGGTTTTCACCGTCTTCCTATCGATTTTAGTCTGCTCCGGTATATTCAATCTACCGGAGAGTCCTCGATGGCTGAGCAAAAAAGGCCATTGGGAGGAAGCGCGAGAAATCCTCGCGCTGCTACACGACGAGGATCCGTACGGGGAAATTGTGAAGAAAGAAATTGAAGACATTCAGATATCTATCGAGCGCGCTAGCAAAGGTAGTACTAGCGCTCTGTTCAAAATGGGACCTCAGCGAACGTTCCATCGTGTGGTCATTGCTGCAATTGCCCAAATGATGCTTCAGATGAGCGGCATTAATTCGATAACATACTACGCCCCCGCAATTTATGAGAATCAGCTACATTTTAGCGGGACAGTTTCCCGTATCCTAGCGGCTTCATCCCAGATTGCCCTAGTTATAGGAGCATTCTGCTGTGCCTATACGGTTGATAAATTTGGCCGACGCAAACTTATGCTATTCAGCGCAAGTGGGATGAGTATCTGTTTCGCCTGCATTGCCGGCCTCACTTCGAACCCGGACAATAAGCCTGCTCTCAAAGCTGCTGTTTTCTTCTCATACCTCTACGTCGTTGTTTACGTTATGGGATTCCTTGGGATTCCGTTCCTATACGCCAGTGAAATAGCACCTACTCATCTACGAGCTTCCGTGTGTGGGTTGTCTACCGCCGTCTCCTGGCTTTTCAACTTCCTTGTCGCCGAAGTGACTCCAACGGCCTTTACTAATATCGGCTGGAAATATTTCCTCGTCTATTTCTCTTTGAACGCCCTATTTGTGCCGATCatctacttcttcttccccgaaACATCAGGACGATCACTTGAGGAGATCGACCAAATTTTCGAATCTTCAACGTCTATATTTGACGCAGTTTCCGCAGCTAAAAAATTACCCAAGCGTCATCTGGCGGAATACCTAcaagaggagaaggggaCTGAGATAGCCGTTCCTGAAGCCTCTCATATTGATGATGTGGCGTAG
- a CDS encoding uncharacterized protein (ID:PFLUO_000010-T1.cds;~source:funannotate), translating into MMRSVVARSASGALRALSRLRVTESPSVFAGAPTAWSANTIRALHTAPPRMSSATTAEASKDSSNPALSFPCLDAQDAKSALLSARSLQSGPEPSYTTGQHEQFRCMDPLLLDWGGVLPEFEIAYETWGRLNADKSNAILLHTGLSASSHAHSTQSNPKPGWWEKFIGPGLPLDTDNYFVICTNVLGGCYGSTGPSSVDPSDGKRYATRFPILTMDDMVRAQFRLLDTLGINKLAASVGSSMGGMQSLAAGVLFPERVGKIASISGCARSHPYSIAMRHTQRQVLMMDPKWARGFYYDSIPPHSGMKLAREIATVTYRSGPEWEQRFGRRRADPSKQPALCPDFLIETYLDHAGEKFCLEYDPNSLLYVSKAMDLFDLGHAHQIETRGRRADYEARIARGGIAPSISDPACSLTLPEKPYEEQPEATASVRPLDQPAAVSERPTGAPRDLVKGLAPLKNHPVLVMGVASDILFPAWQQREIADTLHAGGNSRVEHIELGEDISLFGHDTFLLDLKNIGGALGRFLR; encoded by the coding sequence ATGATGCGCTCGGTAGTCGCGCGCTCTGCGTCTGGAGCCCTCCGAGCCTTATCACGCCTGCGAGTCACCGAGTCGCCGTCCGTTTTCGCCGGCGCGCCGACAGCATGGTCGGCAAATACCATAAGAGCTTTGCATACGGCGCCTCCGCGCATGTCCTCCGCAACGACGGCAGAAGCCTCCAAAGACTCCTCCAATCCGGCACTTTCATTCCCCTGTCTCGACGCGCAAGACGCTAAATCGGCGCTTCTCTCAGCTCGATCGCTCCAATCCGGCCCGGAACCGTCCTATACCACCGGCCAGCACGAACAGTTCCGCTGCATGGACCCGCTCCTTCTGGATTGGGGCGGCGTGCTGCCCGAGTTCGAGATTGCGTATGAAACATGGGGCCGGCTCAATGCCGACAAGAGCAATGCCATCCTCCTGCACACGGGTCTGTCGGCCTCGAGCCACGCACACAGCACGCAGTCGAATCCTAAGCCGGGTTGGTGGGAGAAGTTCATTGGCCCAGGACTCCCACTTGACACAGACAATTATTTTGTGATTTGCACCAACGTGCTGGGGGGATGCTACGGCAGCACGGGGCCGTCATCGGTGGATCCCTCCGATGGGAAACGGTATGCGACGCGGTTTCCTATCCTTACGATGGATGACATGGTACGGGCGCAGTTCCGGTTGCTAGATACACTGGGGATCAACAAACTGGCAGCGAGCGTCGGGTCCAGTATGGGCGGTATGCAGAGTCTGGCTGCCGGTGTCCTGTTCCCAGAGCGAGTTGGCAAGATTGCGAGTATCAGTGGCTGCGCGCGCAGTCACCCATATAGCATTGCTATGAGGCACACGCAGCGGCaggtgctgatgatggacCCGAAGTGGGCGCGTGGCTTCTACTATGACTCGATCCCACCACACTCAGGCATGAAGCTGGCGCGCGAGATCGCCACCGTCACCTATCGCAGTGGACCTGAGTGGGAGCAGCGATTTGGTCGGAGACGCGCAGACCCTAGCAAGCAGCCTGCGCTGTGTCCGGATTTCTTGATCGAGACTTATCTCGACCACGCGGGCGAGAAGTTCTGCTTGGAGTATGATCCCAATAGTCTTCTGTACGTCTCCAAGGCCATGGACCTGTTTGATCTAGGCCATGCCCATCAGATCGAGACACGGGGCCGTCGTGCCGATTATGAGGCTCGCATCGCGCGTGGTGGTATTGCTCCCAGCATCTCCGATCCTGCGTGCAGCCTCACCCTGCCCGAGAAACCGTATGAAGAACAGCCCGAAGCCACGGCCTCCGTGCGGCCGCTGGACCAGCCTGCCGCTGTATCCGAAAGACCCACAGGGGCTCCTCGCGATCTTGTCAAGGGACTTGCTCCTTTGAAGAACCACCCGGTACTCGTCATGGGCGTGGCCAGCGATATTCTCTTCCCAGCATGGCAGCAGCGCGAGATCGCCGATACCCTTCACGCGGGTGGCAACAGCCGCGTCGAACACATTGAGCTAGGCGAGGACATCTCGCTCTTTGGCCATGACACCTTCCTGCTAGATCTGAAGAATATCGGCGGTGCTTTAGGTCGGTTCCTACGGTAG
- a CDS encoding uncharacterized protein (ID:PFLUO_000011-T1.cds;~source:funannotate) — MAFFLSSFTVVLSLLDTASAGWQNISASCPDYATYATQKHKPFSNGIFQLSNARPAEHCRTFVSPGIETLIHTITSQIGDPDLERLFENTFGSCVDTVIRWKGEAATGEELSFIITGDIDAMWLRDAAQSLHPYQSLVAANDDIASLFRGTINIQSRFLTEAPYCNAFKPPPESGLPLPANDFQGNVTPVVSNHTIWTPCQFELDSLAAFLQLSNDYWQATHDISFFQQESWLQAIDVVLQTMNSMKVPSYDPMTGAPNEHQPYLFISDEPGWGSLINSGAGEPFNAGTGLVHTPFRPSDDPTVFTLHIPANAMMAVQLKQTSAILGATGSNKTLEHVLYNAGASIEKAIYQHGLTQHPDYGTVFAYEVDGYGSYNLMDDANIPSLLSLPMLGFVDRTNRIYQNTRKMLLNRHSNRYYTTGPVISGIGGPHVGPKNPWPMALCAQIQTSTNRSEIAEVLLMLKSSTAGLGLMHESIDIYNQTDYTRPWFVWANSVFAQTILDVVERFPDLLFSEET; from the coding sequence ATGGCTTTCTTCCTCTCGAGTTTTACTGTTGTGTTAAGTCTGCTTGACACAGCATCGGCAGGCTGGCAGAATATATCGGCAAGTTGTCCCGACTACGCGACATATGCGACGCAAAAACACAAACCCTTTTCAAATGGGATATTCCAACTTTCTAATGCGCGACCTGCGGAACACTGCAGGACATTCGTGTCGCCCGGTATTGAAACGTTAATCCATACCATCACCTCGCAAATCGGCGACCCGGATCTTGAGCGGCTCTTTGAAAACACCTTTGGCTCGTGTGTCGATACGGTGATCCGCTGGAAGGGCGAGGCGGCCACGGGCGAAGAGCTGTCCTTTATCATCACGGGAGACATCGACGCCATGTGGCTACGCGACGCTGCGCAGTCGTTGCATCCGTATCAATCGCTGGTTGCGGCCAATGACGATATAGCCTCTCTCTTCCGAGGTaccatcaacatccagaGCCGTTTTCTTACTGAAGCGCCCTACTGCAATGCCTTCAAGCCACCTCCCGAGTCTGGACTGCCTCTGCCGGCGAATGACTTTCAGGGCAACGTCACGCCGGTGGTCAGCAACCACACAATATGGACACCGTGCCAGTTCGAGCTAGATTCGCTGGCGGCCTTCCTGCAACTGAGCAACGACTACTGGCAGGCGACGCACGACATCTCCTTTTTCCAGCAGGAAAGCTGGCTGCAGGCGATTGATGTGGTGCTACAGACCATGAACAGCATGAAGGTGCCGTCGTACGACCCTATGACCGGGGCGCCGAATGAGCACCAGCCGTATCTCTTCATTAGCGACGAGCCTGGCTGGGGCTCTCTGATCAACTCAGGCGCGGGCGAGCCATTTAATGCAGGGACCGGCCTCGTGCACACGCCGTTCCGGCCTAGCGATGATCCTACCGTCTTCACGCTGCACATCCCGGCTAACGCCATGATGGCGGTGCAGCTCAAGCAAACGTCGGCGATTCTAGGAGCCACAGGTAGTAATAAGACGCTGGAACACGTGCTTTACAACGCAGGCGCCAGCATCGAAAAGGCGATATACCAGCATGGCCTAACGCAGCACCCCGACTATGGCACGGTATTTGCGTACGAAGTGGACGGATACGGATCCTATAACCTGATGGACGACGCTAACATCCCGAGCttgctgtcgctgcccaTGCTGGGGTTTGTCGACCGAACAAATCGCATCTACCAGAACACAAGGAAGATGCTCCTCAACCGACACAGCAACCGCTATTACACGACTGGCCCTGTGATATCCGGGATTGGAGGCCCTCACGTCGGCCCGAAGAACCCGTGGCCCATGGCGCTGTGCGCACAGATACAGACGTCCACCAACAGAAGCGAGATCGCGGAGGTTTTACTTATGTTAAAGTCCAGTACCGCAGGTCTGGGGCTGATGCACGAGAGCATCGATATCTACAACCAGACGGATTACACCCGTCCGTGGTTTGTGTGGGCCAATAGTGTCTTTGCACAGACGATCCTGGATGTGGTTGAGCGCTTTCCCGACCTCCTCTTCTCAGAGGAAACCTGA